ACCAGGAACATCGCCTGGCAGACTGAGATTCCCGGCAAAGGGCAATCGAGTCCGGTGATCTGGGGCGACCGGATCTTTGTGACGTCAATTGAAGGGGAGATGAAAAACGACTGTCATGTGGTGGCACTGGATCTGAAGCAGGGGAAATTACTCTGGGATTTTAAGACCGCCTCATCACAGCCGGTGCGCGGGAATTATTTTCAGAGTCGTTCGGCTCCGACTCCCGTTGTGGATGCGGAGCGCGTGTATGCGTTCTTCGAAACGGGGAATCTACTGGCGCTCGACCACGACGGCAAGCAGCTCTGGTCGCGTTCTTTGACGGAGGATTACGGCGAATTTGAAGTCCGCATTGGTCTGGCTGCTTCACTGGTGCAGACAAAAGACACGGTGATTGTGCTGATTGATCATGAAGGACCCTCGTATCTTTTGGCCGTAGATAAGCAGACGGGAAAGACGAAATGGAAAACCGACCGCTTCAGCCGACAGAGTTATGCTTCACCTGCGCTATTGAAGATTGACCAGGCCGATCAAATCGTCTGCAGTTCGAGCGGCAGCGTGGACGGCTATGATCCCTCTACGGGAAAACTGTTGTGGATGTACGAAGAGGTTGGCGGCAATCGGGCTTGCACGCCGTTGTCTTTTGGTGATGGCAAGTTTTTAATCAGTGCGTCTCCCGGCATGCACGACGAGCGGCTGGCGGACGCGAAGAAATCGAATTTTGCGATGCAGGTCAAACGCGTCGGTGAGGAATTTCAACAGACGATTCTCTGGAAAACCAGTAAAGCCATGCCGACCTTTGGTTCGCCAATGGTGTATCAGGGGTTGGCGTACTGGGTGAATAAGGTGGGGGTCGTGTATTGTTTTGATGCGGAAACAGGCCAGCAGGTGTATGTCAAACGGCTGGGGCAGCCCTGCTGGGCGACGCCTTTGGGACTCGGTGATCGGATTTACTTTCCCGGCAAAGATGGCCTGACGACGGTGATTGCCGCCGGGCGAGAGTTTCGGATTCTGGCAGAAAACGAACTGATTGATGGTGCGACCGAGGCGGGGGAAGCTGACCTGAAACGTCGGGCGGAAGCTGGAAAGCGACGAAGTACCGCGCAGCAATCCGGAAGCAGGACTGCTGGTGAAAACAGCGGCAATACCGGTGGACGGCCGCGAACACGCAATGGTTTG
This genomic interval from Gimesia alba contains the following:
- a CDS encoding PQQ-like beta-propeller repeat protein, whose protein sequence is MNQRVSNSRLAGWRSSLLSAGIVLFTLVACLAGEPSTQKSNVQRWPGFQGAGATALTADSLPLTWSPTRNIAWQTEIPGKGQSSPVIWGDRIFVTSIEGEMKNDCHVVALDLKQGKLLWDFKTASSQPVRGNYFQSRSAPTPVVDAERVYAFFETGNLLALDHDGKQLWSRSLTEDYGEFEVRIGLAASLVQTKDTVIVLIDHEGPSYLLAVDKQTGKTKWKTDRFSRQSYASPALLKIDQADQIVCSSSGSVDGYDPSTGKLLWMYEEVGGNRACTPLSFGDGKFLISASPGMHDERLADAKKSNFAMQVKRVGEEFQQTILWKTSKAMPTFGSPMVYQGLAYWVNKVGVVYCFDAETGQQVYVKRLGQPCWATPLGLGDRIYFPGKDGLTTVIAAGREFRILAENELIDGATEAGEADLKRRAEAGKRRSTAQQSGSRTAGENSGNTGGRPRTRNGLTFADPVQYGYAAVNGALVMRTGSRLYCIRKLPVGDQNQQGEKVTTTGGAAQ